A genomic segment from Lignipirellula cremea encodes:
- a CDS encoding caspase family protein — protein sequence MGEDRLANGEQPRFALLVGVSRYEHLREQLDGCTNDVQAMKEMLQSRFGFLESDIVTLLDDQATGNAIREQWRILQERVSASAKAGRQPFVLFHFSGHGSQVLDQAQGDPDCDELDGLDETLVPYDAVKQGGDQDLRDDEVYAFVDAICRNQQAKLWLVLDCCHSGTGARGTTKIRQLHRGHLQPVVPDGQRNVESRRLPPGSVFLSACRASEVEPEFQENGKTYGLMTRFLVELLNKEPKVSRMTYDLLRESIVTRYRSHRSVAQAPTPTLEYGDAGILQESIVDGVGLDRRPLWPVDNIDGDRTKALMKAGTLHGVTPGSLFEIYESPDRVLWDAPAQAPQNGESLGWLIVEKVDGSTATCRAFTWDGDKRTETDLPADFRRGFAVERYHDNGDEALRVRVVQAISPSVDRPLKETSADAPAVVRHAFQAAVKPDESPWLKWVDEDSACDVVLRIDGQYAAVFPATGVASAPSTALDERDRLVPATLVGGWGPLDLHNPEQAVTQLQDLLRRITRARNLIAIASRQQAASTSLAGAQNRVQAAIELLRVEEVDEQFMVTKSHRWKTASTAGKTTGQYLMRDGDEFAFRVVNQETSGKPIFVTVLHVDSNMGIDQIHPWQAEAGAVAEGEQKLEAGASLLVPGYFVCNGDDEAPVYGPRWAIVLATREPNQFHLLAQQGLPVTRDASKSPLESLLLEQVEFRTRGGFSRRRKPIQYDTSWGAASVQWLVTP from the coding sequence TTGGGAGAGGATCGACTGGCCAATGGCGAGCAGCCGCGTTTTGCCCTGCTCGTCGGAGTCAGTCGCTACGAGCATCTGCGGGAACAACTGGACGGTTGCACCAACGATGTTCAGGCGATGAAGGAGATGCTGCAGTCGCGATTCGGGTTTCTGGAGTCGGATATCGTCACGTTGCTGGACGATCAGGCAACCGGAAACGCGATTCGCGAGCAGTGGCGGATTCTGCAGGAACGCGTGTCTGCCTCAGCGAAGGCAGGCCGCCAGCCGTTTGTCCTGTTTCATTTCAGCGGGCATGGATCCCAGGTGCTGGATCAGGCCCAGGGCGACCCTGATTGTGATGAACTTGACGGACTCGATGAAACTCTCGTGCCCTACGACGCCGTCAAGCAGGGAGGGGACCAGGATCTCCGCGACGATGAGGTCTATGCCTTTGTCGATGCAATCTGCCGCAACCAGCAGGCCAAACTCTGGCTGGTGCTTGACTGCTGTCATTCAGGCACCGGTGCTCGAGGAACGACGAAAATCCGACAACTTCATCGAGGCCATCTTCAGCCAGTTGTGCCCGACGGCCAGCGGAACGTGGAATCGCGGCGTCTGCCGCCTGGCTCCGTTTTCCTGTCGGCCTGCCGGGCGTCCGAGGTAGAACCCGAGTTCCAGGAAAACGGCAAAACCTACGGACTGATGACGCGGTTCCTGGTGGAGCTTCTCAACAAGGAGCCGAAGGTTTCCCGCATGACCTACGATCTGTTGCGGGAGTCGATTGTGACCCGCTATCGAAGTCATCGGTCAGTCGCCCAGGCTCCGACACCGACTCTGGAGTACGGCGACGCAGGGATTCTGCAGGAAAGCATCGTTGACGGAGTCGGACTGGATCGACGCCCGCTCTGGCCCGTCGACAACATCGACGGCGACCGCACGAAAGCGCTGATGAAAGCGGGAACCCTGCACGGGGTGACGCCCGGGTCGCTGTTCGAAATTTACGAATCCCCCGACCGTGTCCTGTGGGACGCGCCAGCCCAAGCCCCACAGAATGGCGAGTCGCTGGGGTGGCTGATTGTCGAAAAAGTCGACGGCAGTACGGCGACTTGCCGAGCGTTCACGTGGGATGGCGACAAACGCACTGAGACCGACCTGCCGGCCGACTTTCGTCGCGGATTCGCGGTCGAACGCTACCACGACAACGGCGACGAGGCCCTGCGGGTTCGCGTCGTTCAGGCGATCAGCCCCAGCGTCGATCGCCCGCTGAAGGAAACCAGCGCCGATGCGCCGGCCGTCGTTCGCCACGCCTTTCAGGCGGCAGTCAAGCCGGACGAATCGCCATGGCTGAAATGGGTGGACGAAGACTCCGCCTGCGACGTGGTGTTGCGAATCGACGGCCAGTACGCGGCGGTATTTCCTGCGACAGGAGTCGCCAGCGCGCCCTCCACGGCCCTGGACGAACGCGATCGCCTGGTGCCCGCGACGCTTGTCGGCGGCTGGGGTCCGCTTGACCTGCACAACCCGGAGCAGGCCGTAACCCAACTGCAGGATCTGCTGCGCCGGATCACGCGTGCGCGGAACCTGATCGCGATCGCTTCGCGGCAGCAGGCCGCTTCCACTTCGCTGGCGGGCGCGCAAAACCGTGTGCAGGCGGCTATCGAATTGTTGCGAGTTGAGGAGGTCGACGAACAGTTTATGGTGACAAAGTCGCACCGCTGGAAAACGGCGTCCACGGCAGGGAAAACTACGGGACAATACCTCATGCGCGACGGCGACGAATTTGCTTTTCGCGTCGTCAACCAGGAAACGTCCGGCAAGCCGATCTTTGTTACCGTGCTGCATGTCGACAGCAACATGGGCATCGACCAGATTCATCCCTGGCAAGCCGAAGCAGGCGCAGTCGCAGAAGGCGAACAAAAACTGGAAGCCGGCGCCTCGCTGCTGGTCCCCGGCTACTTCGTGTGCAACGGCGACGACGAGGCGCCCGTTTATGGGCCGCGCTGGGCCATTGTGCTGGCGACTCGCGAACCGAATCAATTCCACCTGCTGGCGCAACAGGGCTTGCCCGTTACCCGCGACGCCTCAAAGTCTCCTTTGGAATCGTTGCTGCTGGAACAGGTCGAATTCCGAACTCGCGGGGGGTTTAGTCGCCGTCGCAAGCCCATTCAATACGATACCTCCTGGGGCGCTGCCTCCGTGCAGTGGCTAGTCACGCCATGA
- a CDS encoding CHAT domain-containing tetratricopeptide repeat protein, whose translation MRCSAGAVVFACLLSLAGLSSTAVASEKKAAGALLEEAKSLTGEEQLEQAEKLYRDALRFLPQDAAEDAAQRRTAVEGLAEVLRRRAVGLMNQNLQGQAAPVWREVVKLRSEIWAPGHWQAGNAERAAQVCEITSQFTAEQKREAEPLGELWQQLNEHRQAKQFAKAKEDCLAIRKLYEFCYGKEFFLVSEAVFQLAQVYEDQGDDTAAESTHRLALEMRRKAMGLQHPNTAVSLSRLATLVAKRGDEAKARELFRQSAEIYQQCYSEPRDETAYVLHEAARMAHALGDYDEAAQAYAKSRDAYEHVNGKKHASTALAAFNLGMSCEAGRQYSQAKSAYQETLATRTEILGGDHPDTLASLNALAKVCREMEDYPAALAHYRKVLGIRQRVHGEEHALTAESLENAGNVCVDREDFVTAEKYLRKSLAIRTKLLGEQHADTASSLHALGKLFRQKGDRDQATAHFIKALEIRTRVLPKFHADTAESQYELAMIRDDQGRYAEALLLAQQSLWGRVAGLGDKHPAVADTFNLLATLHEKQGSQSLVTALYLQALAIRQKAFGEQHEDTATSLCNLGLHYASSGNLEEAGPLLEKSLKIRLQLFGSDHPDTANSYSNLGLFYYLSEGDLQKAESLFTKALEIFRKVNGAESPEYATCLNNLGYCSWVRGNTQRGEKLVRDALAIRSKVLGEAHPDTISTVVLLAGKQFENGDYQQAAASYERCLLAGRQRMTEAADFQSERQQLQLARKQKDHLSVLVSLALTHPEFHESAFRELLEWKGSILLRQRQMRVFSTDPKAAQTLAKLKKNAADLAASLEAPGLNPDSGLTGAQIMFLSTERDQLEAELGRLRKAPPAQAEASSLAMVAAAQPADSTLLTYFKYIRIRRTENAEDRFQAENALAVFVLRPGESPQLVDLGPISPIANAIAKWRQSFGQTTKAAAAAHTLKEKIWTPIQKFLGDDDLVVISPDGELEEFPFAVLPGKLPDSYLLEDYRIAILPVPQLLPELVRPPTDKPKPSQLLLVGGLNYDAEPANAASVEVAWRQPADQVLRGGGASFASLPGTVTEIAEIATVFKKRFTSEEEKVVTLTGLEAGENQFCEAAGQFTHLHLATHGYFASVNILELADGSRGGAALSSGAMQDLLVDDLQPGLHSGLAFSGANLPATGADDGILTAADIAALQLDGVDLVVLSACESGLGKAADGEGMLGVQRAFQVAGARTTIASLWPVGDVATQLLMTRFYHNLWEKKMNKLDALREAQLHLLNHPDEVLDHKAFRGDLRVRAATNATIKSSRLSPQFWAAFCLSGSWE comes from the coding sequence ATGCGTTGCTCCGCCGGGGCTGTTGTCTTCGCCTGCCTGCTCTCGCTGGCGGGCCTGTCGTCGACTGCCGTCGCAAGCGAGAAAAAGGCAGCAGGCGCGCTGCTGGAAGAAGCAAAGTCGCTCACCGGGGAAGAGCAACTTGAGCAGGCGGAAAAGCTCTATCGCGACGCACTCAGGTTTCTCCCCCAGGATGCTGCAGAGGATGCAGCGCAGCGACGCACTGCGGTCGAAGGTCTGGCCGAAGTCCTGCGGCGTCGCGCCGTCGGCCTGATGAACCAGAACTTGCAGGGGCAGGCGGCTCCGGTCTGGCGCGAAGTCGTCAAGCTGCGCTCCGAAATCTGGGCGCCTGGACACTGGCAGGCTGGCAACGCCGAGCGCGCCGCCCAGGTCTGCGAAATCACCAGCCAGTTCACGGCCGAGCAAAAACGGGAAGCGGAGCCCTTGGGGGAACTATGGCAACAGCTGAATGAACATCGTCAGGCGAAACAGTTCGCCAAAGCGAAGGAAGATTGCCTCGCCATCCGGAAGCTCTACGAATTCTGCTATGGGAAAGAATTCTTCCTGGTGTCCGAGGCCGTTTTTCAGCTGGCCCAGGTGTATGAAGACCAGGGCGACGACACGGCAGCCGAATCTACTCACCGCCTTGCCCTGGAGATGCGTCGCAAGGCGATGGGGCTGCAGCATCCCAATACGGCCGTGAGTCTGTCGCGACTGGCCACGCTCGTCGCCAAACGCGGAGACGAGGCGAAAGCACGCGAACTCTTCCGCCAAAGTGCAGAGATCTATCAGCAATGCTACAGCGAACCGCGGGATGAAACGGCCTATGTTTTGCACGAAGCCGCACGGATGGCTCATGCGCTAGGCGACTATGACGAAGCTGCTCAGGCGTACGCAAAAAGCCGAGACGCCTACGAACATGTCAACGGAAAAAAGCATGCTTCGACGGCCTTGGCTGCCTTCAACCTGGGCATGTCCTGCGAAGCAGGCAGACAATACTCCCAGGCTAAATCGGCGTACCAGGAAACCCTGGCTACTCGTACGGAGATCCTGGGCGGCGATCACCCGGACACGCTGGCCAGCTTGAATGCGCTCGCCAAGGTGTGCCGCGAAATGGAGGACTACCCGGCGGCTCTGGCTCATTACCGTAAGGTTCTGGGAATCCGCCAGCGCGTCCATGGGGAAGAGCACGCGCTAACGGCCGAAAGTCTGGAGAACGCCGGAAATGTGTGCGTCGACAGGGAGGACTTTGTCACAGCAGAAAAGTACTTGCGAAAAAGCCTGGCCATTCGCACGAAACTTCTGGGCGAACAGCATGCGGATACCGCGTCCAGTCTGCATGCCCTGGGAAAGCTGTTCCGGCAAAAAGGGGACCGGGATCAGGCGACAGCCCACTTTATAAAAGCCCTGGAGATTCGCACCCGCGTTCTGCCCAAATTCCACGCCGACACAGCGGAAAGTCAGTACGAGCTGGCGATGATCCGGGACGACCAGGGTCGATACGCGGAGGCGTTGCTGCTTGCCCAGCAGAGTCTATGGGGAAGGGTGGCTGGTCTGGGAGACAAGCACCCCGCCGTCGCCGACACCTTCAACCTGCTGGCGACGCTCCATGAGAAGCAGGGGAGCCAATCGCTTGTCACCGCGCTTTATCTGCAGGCACTGGCCATCCGCCAGAAAGCGTTCGGCGAACAGCATGAGGATACCGCCACCAGTCTTTGCAATCTGGGACTGCACTATGCCTCATCAGGCAACCTGGAAGAGGCTGGCCCGCTACTGGAAAAGAGCCTGAAAATCCGCCTGCAGCTGTTCGGGTCTGATCATCCTGATACCGCCAATAGCTATAGCAACCTCGGTCTCTTTTATTACCTTTCGGAAGGCGACCTTCAAAAGGCCGAGTCGCTGTTTACAAAAGCTTTGGAAATTTTCCGAAAGGTCAACGGAGCCGAATCCCCTGAATACGCTACTTGCCTGAACAATCTGGGTTATTGCTCGTGGGTGCGGGGAAATACCCAACGTGGCGAAAAGCTCGTTCGGGACGCACTCGCAATCCGTTCCAAAGTTCTGGGGGAAGCACACCCCGACACCATCAGCACGGTCGTACTACTCGCGGGGAAACAGTTCGAAAACGGCGACTATCAACAGGCAGCCGCCAGCTACGAACGCTGTCTTCTGGCAGGTCGGCAACGCATGACGGAGGCAGCCGACTTCCAGTCAGAGCGGCAGCAACTACAACTCGCCCGGAAACAGAAAGACCACCTTTCGGTTCTGGTGTCGTTGGCGCTCACCCATCCTGAATTCCATGAATCCGCTTTCCGCGAGTTGCTGGAATGGAAGGGGTCCATTCTACTGCGTCAGCGGCAGATGCGCGTCTTCTCCACCGATCCCAAGGCGGCGCAGACCTTGGCAAAACTAAAAAAGAATGCGGCGGATCTGGCCGCAAGCCTGGAGGCTCCCGGGCTCAACCCAGATTCCGGATTGACCGGAGCGCAGATCATGTTTCTTTCAACGGAACGCGATCAGCTGGAAGCGGAGCTTGGTCGTTTGCGAAAGGCGCCTCCCGCCCAGGCAGAGGCCAGTTCCCTGGCGATGGTCGCAGCCGCGCAGCCCGCGGACTCCACCTTGCTGACCTACTTCAAATACATTCGCATACGTCGAACCGAGAACGCAGAGGACCGATTTCAAGCGGAGAACGCCCTGGCGGTGTTTGTGCTACGGCCGGGGGAGTCGCCCCAGCTGGTCGATCTGGGACCGATCTCTCCCATCGCCAATGCGATCGCAAAGTGGCGTCAATCCTTCGGCCAGACCACAAAAGCAGCCGCGGCGGCTCACACCCTGAAAGAAAAGATCTGGACGCCGATACAGAAATTTCTTGGCGATGACGATCTGGTCGTGATTTCGCCCGATGGAGAACTGGAAGAATTTCCCTTCGCGGTGTTGCCCGGAAAATTGCCTGATTCTTACCTGCTTGAAGATTATCGTATTGCCATTCTTCCGGTGCCCCAATTGTTGCCCGAGTTGGTTCGTCCGCCGACCGACAAGCCGAAACCGTCGCAACTGTTGCTGGTGGGCGGCTTGAACTACGACGCGGAACCAGCCAACGCAGCGTCAGTGGAGGTCGCATGGCGCCAGCCAGCGGACCAGGTGTTGCGCGGAGGCGGCGCCAGTTTTGCGTCGCTGCCAGGAACGGTCACGGAAATTGCAGAAATCGCTACTGTCTTCAAAAAACGGTTTACCTCGGAAGAGGAAAAGGTCGTGACGCTGACGGGTCTGGAAGCAGGAGAAAACCAGTTCTGCGAAGCGGCCGGACAATTCACCCATTTGCACCTTGCGACGCACGGCTACTTTGCTTCGGTGAATATATTAGAGCTTGCGGACGGCAGCCGCGGGGGAGCGGCCCTGTCATCGGGAGCGATGCAAGACCTCCTGGTGGATGACCTTCAGCCGGGACTGCACTCGGGACTCGCTTTCAGCGGAGCCAATCTGCCGGCGACAGGCGCCGACGATGGCATCCTGACGGCCGCCGACATCGCCGCCCTGCAGCTCGACGGCGTGGATCTGGTCGTGCTATCCGCATGCGAATCGGGCCTTGGCAAGGCCGCCGACGGCGAGGGGATGCTGGGCGTGCAAAGAGCCTTTCAGGTTGCTGGCGCCCGCACCACCATCGCCAGTCTTTGGCCGGTGGGAGACGTCGCCACGCAATTGCTGATGACGCGTTTCTATCACAACCTCTGGGAGAAAAAGATGAACAAGCTGGATGCCCTGCGCGAGGCGCAGCTGCACCTGCTCAATCATCCCGACGAAGTGCTGGACCACAAGGCGTTTCGCGGCGATCTCCGGGTGCGCGCTGCGACCAACGCGACCATCAAGTCGAGTCGCCTTTCCCCTCAATTCTGGGCGGCGTTCTGTTTGAGCGGCTCCTGGGAATGA
- a CDS encoding sigma-70 family RNA polymerase sigma factor, translated as MDDLSKAGGGCKFSHFSCHMTAIKPPLIMPRNTEFSLTDWPTLLAVARKGDCGAFNEVWVRLRDYLRMIAVCNLNPGLQAKLDASDIVQESLLEAHQNFQQFRGNSENELKVWLARLMENNLVDASRKFTQTQQRDISREVSMEGTGSQDQIASVQPTPSSILHRREVDRELADAIARLPERKRRLVELRHRQSLSFSQIGEELGMTSAAARKMWERTILELRKYLASSDAQSAPTSR; from the coding sequence GTGGACGATTTGAGCAAAGCAGGCGGCGGATGCAAATTTTCCCATTTTTCGTGTCACATGACTGCTATTAAGCCGCCATTGATTATGCCTCGAAATACAGAATTCAGTTTGACAGATTGGCCCACTCTGCTCGCGGTTGCTCGCAAAGGCGATTGCGGTGCGTTTAATGAGGTCTGGGTTCGCCTGCGCGACTATCTCCGCATGATAGCCGTTTGCAATTTGAATCCTGGCCTCCAGGCCAAGCTGGATGCGTCCGACATCGTCCAGGAGTCCCTTCTGGAAGCGCATCAAAACTTCCAGCAGTTCCGAGGGAACTCCGAAAACGAGCTGAAAGTCTGGCTCGCCAGATTGATGGAAAATAATCTGGTGGACGCAAGCCGCAAGTTTACCCAAACCCAGCAGCGCGATATCTCACGCGAGGTGTCGATGGAAGGGACCGGCAGCCAGGACCAGATTGCCAGCGTGCAGCCCACTCCCAGCAGCATCCTCCACCGTCGCGAGGTGGATCGGGAACTGGCGGATGCGATCGCCCGCTTGCCGGAGCGAAAACGGCGCCTGGTGGAATTACGGCACCGGCAATCTCTTAGTTTTTCCCAGATTGGGGAAGAATTAGGAATGACGTCGGCGGCGGCGCGGAAGATGTGGGAACGTACCATTCTTGAGTTAAGAAAGTATCTGGCTAGTTCCGATGCCCAATCCGCACCCACCTCCAGATGA
- a CDS encoding serine/threonine-protein kinase, with protein sequence MPNPHPPPDDFRAEDPDQPLEDDAENLLSESEVVRRLDRLWRDDPSPPASPLPNLDGKQIGRYSIERVIGYGGFGVVYKARDHQLHRDVALKIPRPEVLLDRDKRYRFELEAQTAARLDHPAIVPVYEADVDGTPPYLASAYCPGLNLAEWLGWEAVRVAPQEAVALMETLADAIHYAHTQGVIHRDLKPSNIMLSPLDNRHPAPAAPLEHSSADGPKPLALSQYRPRLTDFGLARLTQAGLADTRSSMILGTPLYMSPEQAECQPDDVGPTTDIFALGAILYHLLTGVPPFAADSYPAVLARLGADTPDPIYLYRPDVDKDLQTICMKCLQKSPKDRYQSAVDLADDLRRYQSGDAIVARPANAIQRLQRWSVHRARVSSACAAIIVISCVKISIAFIGLLMISVLGEVPPESSEFSEVLAAHLLVTTPLDLFLIWAAQRQSRRRLPAALYWVAFAITYGFCLMTFCAACRLVPSPAWFQRMPGARTLVFTAISLLFAAQTIAWYLADWPRIDTQGNDRRRRWTKQAMLALPAIMLACIIATLAALPGAMRPAGPEESSLLEQIDPPANPQDDSRGAAVDPRLVGPS encoded by the coding sequence ATGCCCAATCCGCACCCACCTCCAGATGACTTCCGTGCGGAGGACCCCGATCAGCCGCTCGAAGACGATGCGGAGAACCTGCTAAGCGAATCTGAAGTTGTTCGGCGACTGGACCGATTGTGGCGCGATGATCCCTCGCCCCCGGCCTCGCCGCTGCCAAATTTAGACGGCAAGCAGATCGGGCGGTACTCGATCGAGCGAGTGATTGGGTATGGTGGATTCGGAGTCGTCTATAAGGCCCGCGACCACCAGCTACATCGCGACGTAGCGCTCAAAATTCCACGTCCTGAAGTTCTGCTGGACAGGGACAAAAGATACCGCTTTGAACTGGAAGCGCAGACAGCCGCGCGGCTGGATCATCCGGCGATCGTTCCCGTCTACGAAGCCGACGTCGACGGCACGCCTCCTTACCTGGCGTCGGCATACTGTCCGGGGTTGAATCTGGCGGAATGGCTGGGTTGGGAAGCGGTTCGTGTTGCCCCCCAGGAAGCCGTGGCGTTGATGGAAACGCTGGCTGACGCGATCCACTACGCGCACACGCAGGGCGTCATTCATCGCGACCTGAAACCCAGCAACATCATGCTGTCGCCGCTGGACAATAGGCATCCCGCTCCAGCGGCTCCCCTGGAGCATTCCTCCGCAGACGGCCCGAAACCTTTGGCGCTTTCCCAGTACCGCCCGCGGCTGACTGACTTTGGCCTGGCCCGGTTAACGCAGGCCGGGCTGGCGGACACGCGTTCCAGTATGATTCTGGGGACGCCGCTGTACATGTCGCCGGAACAAGCCGAATGTCAGCCTGATGACGTGGGACCAACGACGGACATTTTCGCCCTGGGCGCAATTTTGTATCACTTGCTGACGGGCGTTCCGCCCTTTGCCGCCGACAGCTATCCGGCGGTGCTCGCCAGACTGGGCGCCGATACGCCGGATCCCATTTACCTGTATCGCCCCGATGTGGACAAGGATCTGCAGACCATCTGCATGAAGTGCCTGCAAAAATCGCCCAAAGACCGCTATCAATCGGCAGTCGATCTGGCCGATGACCTGCGGCGGTATCAATCCGGCGATGCGATTGTCGCCAGGCCCGCCAATGCAATCCAACGACTGCAACGCTGGAGTGTGCATCGCGCCCGGGTGAGCAGCGCTTGTGCGGCGATCATTGTGATTTCGTGCGTCAAGATCTCGATCGCCTTCATCGGGCTGCTAATGATCTCCGTACTCGGCGAGGTGCCGCCGGAAAGCTCGGAATTTTCCGAAGTGCTGGCGGCCCATTTGCTGGTAACCACCCCGCTGGATCTGTTTCTGATATGGGCGGCGCAGCGACAATCCCGCAGGCGTTTGCCCGCCGCGTTATACTGGGTGGCGTTCGCGATCACCTATGGGTTCTGCCTGATGACCTTCTGCGCGGCCTGTCGCCTGGTTCCGTCGCCAGCGTGGTTCCAACGAATGCCGGGCGCTCGCACGCTGGTCTTTACCGCAATCAGCCTGCTGTTTGCCGCACAAACGATCGCCTGGTATCTGGCGGACTGGCCTAGAATTGATACACAGGGAAATGACCGTCGACGTCGCTGGACTAAACAGGCGATGTTGGCGCTGCCGGCAATTATGCTGGCTTGCATCATCGCCACGCTCGCCGCGCTCCCTGGCGCCATGCGGCCTGCCGGTCCGGAGGAATCAAGCCTGTTGGAACAGATCGACCCTCCAGCGAACCCGCAGGACGACTCCCGGGGCGCGGCGGTCGATCCGCGGCTCGTTGGGCCTTCATGA
- a CDS encoding serine/threonine-protein kinase: protein MTTPCETSLVGRTIDCWETGGAIPVLEVLLQGMSQASVRDRADAILVDQSFRWQRGVPIPAEEYLSRCPEIAADSELRLDIVFGEFRARAGEGGALLEEFRQRFPDLADALVEQQQVSQWLDSDVAATETIMTMRDAVETQVPFDPAPLQFADFELQKRLGRGGMGEVHQALQRSLNKPVAIKILRRQFDVSQELVDRFFREARAVASLKHPHIVGVHGVGRCPQDGGYFQVMDLIDGPTLQEELDAGPYPFQEAAQIVADAAGALQHAHDRGVIHRDLKPTNVMRASDGRVVVVDFGLAKLLLESGPQLSGDGAVIGTPHYMAPEQIDTRRGAIGPATDVYGLGGLLCCLLTGRPPVEGASTMQVMSEVLSAQPSSRPSTWRRDIPTALDALCVDCLKKDPTQRPATAAEVQQRLLNWLANSRGEKTQEPIARPVARPVVPTARPRGSWVIAGGIGLLLLLAAGLFLSGTFSPTRDQGALTADASPAEKSLATETLPDKAWLADLPAGDVTVDWRVEVFPAGSAGKSEPLTGSIGNDDRLRLQIKLSEPRYVYAYWIGSDGSASLLNREENPTAPVTELSLPAGSGDAFPVQGPAGTEVCLVVLRRTPLTDPTRLEPLLALAEPLPPLDLQVPLADGLPLPHVDPRLAQLSGPTRTLGPAEPLLAGKAGAAIAQWKLGWPRDAGSLHYLAIPHRVQ, encoded by the coding sequence ATGACCACTCCCTGCGAAACTTCACTGGTCGGCCGGACGATCGACTGCTGGGAAACCGGCGGCGCCATTCCGGTGTTAGAGGTCCTGTTGCAAGGGATGTCGCAGGCGTCGGTTCGTGATCGAGCGGACGCCATTCTGGTCGATCAGAGTTTTCGCTGGCAACGCGGCGTTCCGATCCCGGCGGAGGAGTACCTGTCGCGCTGTCCTGAGATTGCCGCCGACTCGGAGCTGCGTCTGGATATTGTCTTTGGCGAGTTTCGCGCCCGGGCAGGCGAAGGCGGGGCGCTGCTGGAAGAGTTTCGCCAGCGTTTTCCCGACCTGGCGGACGCGCTAGTGGAACAGCAGCAAGTCAGCCAATGGCTTGATTCCGACGTCGCCGCGACGGAAACCATCATGACGATGCGAGACGCCGTCGAGACCCAGGTTCCGTTCGACCCCGCTCCGCTGCAGTTCGCGGACTTTGAGCTGCAGAAGCGCCTGGGACGCGGCGGCATGGGCGAGGTGCATCAGGCCCTCCAGCGGAGCTTGAACAAGCCGGTCGCGATCAAGATTCTGCGGAGACAGTTTGACGTTTCGCAGGAACTGGTCGACCGCTTTTTCCGCGAAGCACGCGCCGTTGCGTCGCTCAAGCACCCGCACATTGTCGGCGTGCATGGTGTCGGCCGTTGTCCCCAGGACGGCGGTTACTTTCAGGTGATGGATCTCATTGATGGCCCCACGCTGCAGGAGGAACTTGACGCGGGGCCGTACCCGTTCCAGGAGGCCGCTCAAATTGTCGCCGATGCCGCCGGCGCCCTGCAGCATGCTCACGACCGAGGCGTCATCCATCGCGATCTGAAGCCCACCAATGTGATGCGCGCCAGCGATGGTCGCGTCGTCGTCGTGGATTTCGGTTTGGCGAAATTGCTCCTCGAAAGCGGTCCGCAACTTTCCGGCGACGGCGCGGTGATCGGCACGCCCCACTATATGGCGCCGGAGCAGATTGATACCCGACGCGGAGCGATCGGACCGGCAACCGATGTTTACGGCCTGGGCGGGCTGCTCTGTTGCCTGCTGACAGGACGTCCGCCGGTGGAAGGCGCGTCGACCATGCAGGTGATGTCCGAAGTTTTGTCCGCACAGCCATCAAGCCGACCCTCGACCTGGCGCCGCGACATCCCGACGGCCTTGGACGCCCTCTGCGTCGACTGTTTAAAGAAAGATCCCACCCAGCGACCGGCCACGGCGGCCGAAGTTCAACAGCGACTCTTGAACTGGCTGGCAAATTCGCGAGGCGAGAAAACCCAGGAACCGATCGCTCGGCCCGTCGCTCGGCCCGTCGTTCCGACGGCGCGCCCCCGTGGAAGCTGGGTGATCGCCGGCGGAATCGGGCTGCTCCTGCTGCTGGCGGCTGGCCTGTTCCTTTCTGGAACTTTCTCGCCGACCCGGGATCAGGGCGCCCTGACCGCAGATGCTTCGCCCGCCGAGAAGTCGCTGGCCACAGAGACGCTGCCGGACAAGGCCTGGCTGGCCGACCTGCCTGCCGGCGATGTCACGGTCGACTGGCGGGTGGAAGTGTTTCCGGCGGGCAGCGCCGGGAAGTCCGAACCGCTCACCGGCTCCATCGGGAACGACGACCGGCTGCGACTGCAGATCAAACTGAGTGAACCTCGTTACGTTTACGCCTACTGGATCGGCAGTGACGGCTCCGCGAGCTTGCTCAATCGAGAGGAAAATCCCACGGCGCCCGTCACGGAACTTTCCCTGCCCGCCGGCTCCGGCGATGCATTTCCCGTGCAAGGACCGGCCGGAACCGAGGTCTGCCTGGTGGTGCTTCGCCGCACTCCTCTGACGGATCCCACCCGCCTGGAGCCGTTGCTGGCGTTAGCGGAACCGCTGCCGCCGCTGGACCTGCAAGTTCCGCTGGCCGATGGTTTGCCGTTACCCCACGTCGACCCTCGCCTGGCGCAGCTCAGCGGCCCAACGCGGACCCTGGGTCCCGCCGAGCCGTTACTCGCCGGC